From the genome of Staphylococcus haemolyticus, one region includes:
- a CDS encoding allophanate hydrolase subunit 1 produces MKIYSQGDQAIVIAVEKDVSKNVTTELIAVRNHLLEKDLPFITEIVPTESDMMICYDARDMIKHHNITSPFQYMKALVTSIQEEIKQLEMNKDESTTYEIPIIYGDEFGPDLQDLLEYYKLTKDEFIQLHSDNAYFVSMMGYAPGFPYLTGMNEALYVNHTSNKKKLVTAGSVIIEGKKCGIVTTDTYNDWLVIGYTPMTLFTPEKEDFTLLKLGDNVTFKPEKRKDIELGEFKPCQS; encoded by the coding sequence ATGAAAATTTATAGTCAGGGAGATCAAGCAATTGTAATTGCGGTTGAAAAAGATGTATCTAAAAATGTAACAACTGAGTTAATCGCAGTGCGTAATCATTTATTAGAGAAAGATTTGCCATTTATAACTGAAATTGTGCCTACTGAATCAGATATGATGATTTGCTATGATGCTCGAGATATGATTAAACATCATAATATTACTTCACCTTTTCAATATATGAAGGCACTAGTAACATCTATTCAAGAAGAAATAAAACAATTAGAAATGAACAAAGATGAGAGCACGACCTATGAAATTCCTATTATTTATGGTGATGAATTTGGTCCCGATTTACAGGACTTGCTAGAGTATTACAAATTAACAAAAGATGAATTTATTCAATTACATTCTGATAATGCTTACTTTGTCTCTATGATGGGCTATGCTCCTGGCTTTCCATATTTAACTGGAATGAATGAGGCATTGTATGTTAATCATACAAGTAATAAGAAGAAACTTGTTACTGCAGGTTCAGTTATTATTGAAGGAAAAAAATGCGGGATTGTTACAACTGATACATATAATGATTGGTTAGTGATAGGGTACACGCCTATGACGTTGTTTACTCCTGAAAAAGAAGATTTTACACTGCTAAAATTAGGAGATAATGTCACATTCAAACCAGAAAAACGCAAAGATATTGAATTAGGAGAATTTAAACCATGTCAATCATAA
- a CDS encoding aminotransferase class IV, giving the protein MNLFETMRLENGEIPRLQYHINRIQQSCGRLGYAFSKENWLHLVKEIIKNHQQGTFRLKIEIDKTGDMNYVIKPLSQKSLFTAKFQQVQTHYNERYIINKTTERRHLAHNHETDLILLYDEKGKILEFDIGNIMIEEEGTYNTPSYDNDFLLGCMRQSLIDEGKLSIKNYTKTELSEKLTNQQVRIYLLNSLREVADVSIYL; this is encoded by the coding sequence ATGAACTTGTTTGAAACGATGCGTTTAGAAAATGGTGAAATTCCAAGACTTCAATATCATATTAATCGAATACAACAATCATGTGGACGTTTAGGTTATGCCTTTTCAAAGGAGAACTGGTTACATCTTGTAAAGGAGATTATAAAAAATCATCAACAGGGCACGTTCCGACTTAAAATAGAAATAGATAAAACTGGCGATATGAATTATGTAATTAAACCTTTATCTCAAAAGTCGCTGTTTACGGCTAAATTTCAGCAAGTTCAAACGCATTATAACGAACGATATATCATTAACAAAACCACAGAACGCCGGCATTTAGCACACAATCATGAAACAGATTTAATATTATTATATGATGAAAAAGGTAAGATTCTGGAATTTGATATTGGTAATATCATGATAGAGGAAGAAGGTACATACAATACGCCGAGTTATGACAACGACTTTTTATTGGGATGCATGCGTCAATCTCTTATAGATGAAGGAAAACTTTCAATCAAAAATTATACTAAAACAGAACTCAGCGAGAAATTAACTAATCAGCAGGTACGTATCTATTTACTAAATAGTTTACGAGAGGTTGCCGATGTGTCTATTTATCTATAA
- a CDS encoding ABC-F family ATP-binding cassette domain-containing protein gives MEAYKIEHLNKSYADKIIFDDLNLSISEHERIGLVGINGTGKSTLLKVIGNIDDDYTADITHPNQYRIRYSSQKQDLDGDMTVFQAVLSSDTSTLQIIKAYEEAVNAYSQQQDDAHFQKMMKAQEAMDQNSAWDYNAEIKTILSKLGINDTTKKVNELSGGQQKRVVLAKTLIEQPDLLLLDEPTNHLDFESITWLINYVKQYPHTVLFVTHDRYFLNEIASRIIELDRGKLKSYPGNYEDYIAMRAENEIIEQKQQEKQKALYKQELAWMRAGAKARTTKQQARINRFNDLESEVQDQHVQDKGQLNLAYSRLGKQVYELEKLSKQINGRTLFEDITEIIQSGQLIGIVGPNGAGKTTLLNILSGEDNDYTGTLKIGQTVKVAYFKQTEETLDRDIRMIDYLREESEVAKEKDGTSISVTQLLERFLFPSSTHGKKIYKLSGGEQKRLYLLRLLVHQPNVLLLDEPTNDLDTETLTILEDYISSFGGSVITVSHDRYFLNKVAQEYWYIHDGKMERIVGTFEDYETYKKEQDKLAALEKQAQQPKQKTTARKKSGLSYKEKREYETLMERIEQTETRLEEIDEEMIEASADYGKIKELNEEKEHLELTYETDITRWSELEELKEQ, from the coding sequence ATGGAAGCGTATAAAATAGAGCACTTAAATAAATCATATGCGGATAAAATCATTTTCGATGATTTAAACCTATCTATTTCTGAACATGAAAGAATAGGATTGGTTGGAATAAATGGTACTGGTAAAAGTACTCTACTTAAAGTTATCGGGAATATAGATGATGATTATACAGCTGATATTACGCATCCTAATCAATATCGTATACGGTATTCTTCTCAAAAGCAGGATTTAGATGGAGATATGACTGTTTTTCAAGCTGTACTTAGTTCAGACACATCGACTCTTCAAATTATAAAAGCTTACGAAGAAGCAGTTAATGCTTATTCACAACAACAAGATGACGCGCATTTTCAAAAGATGATGAAAGCACAAGAGGCTATGGACCAAAATAGTGCATGGGATTATAATGCAGAAATTAAAACCATATTATCTAAACTAGGTATTAATGACACGACCAAAAAGGTGAACGAACTGTCAGGTGGTCAGCAAAAACGCGTAGTGCTTGCTAAAACGCTTATTGAACAACCTGATCTATTATTATTAGACGAACCTACAAACCACCTAGACTTTGAATCTATAACATGGCTAATCAATTATGTAAAGCAGTATCCTCATACCGTATTGTTCGTAACTCATGATCGTTACTTTTTAAATGAAATTGCGAGTAGAATCATTGAATTAGATAGAGGTAAATTAAAATCTTATCCAGGTAATTATGAAGATTACATAGCAATGCGAGCAGAAAATGAAATTATTGAACAAAAACAACAAGAAAAGCAAAAGGCTTTATATAAACAAGAATTAGCTTGGATGAGAGCTGGCGCTAAGGCAAGAACGACAAAGCAACAAGCACGTATCAACCGTTTTAATGATTTAGAATCAGAAGTGCAAGATCAACACGTTCAAGATAAAGGGCAATTGAATCTAGCGTATTCAAGATTAGGCAAACAAGTGTATGAGTTAGAAAAACTTTCAAAACAAATTAACGGCAGAACATTATTTGAAGATATTACTGAAATTATTCAAAGTGGGCAACTTATTGGTATTGTTGGGCCAAATGGAGCTGGAAAGACAACATTATTAAATATTTTAAGCGGAGAAGACAACGATTATACAGGCACACTTAAAATTGGCCAAACTGTAAAAGTAGCATACTTTAAACAAACAGAAGAAACGTTAGATAGAGATATACGTATGATTGATTACCTACGAGAAGAGAGTGAAGTGGCTAAAGAGAAGGATGGGACTTCAATTTCTGTAACTCAATTACTAGAACGTTTCTTGTTCCCAAGCTCAACACATGGTAAGAAGATATACAAATTATCAGGCGGAGAGCAAAAACGCTTATATTTATTAAGATTACTCGTGCATCAACCTAATGTACTGTTGCTAGATGAACCGACAAATGACTTAGATACAGAAACATTAACTATTTTAGAGGACTATATTAGTAGTTTTGGTGGTTCAGTTATAACTGTTAGTCACGATCGCTATTTTTTAAATAAAGTCGCTCAAGAGTACTGGTATATTCATGACGGAAAGATGGAACGTATTGTAGGGACCTTTGAAGATTATGAGACTTATAAGAAAGAGCAGGATAAATTAGCTGCACTAGAGAAACAAGCACAACAACCAAAGCAAAAAACAACGGCGCGAAAAAAATCAGGGTTGTCTTATAAGGAAAAACGAGAATATGAAACTTTGATGGAACGTATTGAACAAACTGAAACACGCTTAGAAGAAATAGATGAAGAGATGATTGAGGCCAGTGCTGATTATGGCAAAATCAAAGAATTAAATGAAGAGAAAGAACATTTAGAGCTAACATATGAAACAGACATCACGAGATGGAGTGAATTAGAAGAACTAAAAGAGCAATAA
- a CDS encoding biotin-dependent carboxyltransferase family protein translates to MSIIIEKAGLFSSFQDFGRHGYEYAGVIPCGALDTLGHEIANRLVANDKNEATLEMTHIMAKIRFTEPTLIALTGQNFEAYTQNMRVKPYKLYLLGKDDVLSFKETNKTSRVYLAIGGGFKLDNWLGSNSTDLNVHIGGYHGRKLENGDEVEMKREYTERHHKLFENLKEKRTTDWGIDGYALSFNYISDVFHVIANKGTEDFDKETQSHFIKGEYKVTNKSNRVGMLLDGEKIKAYYDDMPAHQSVKRGTIQVKRDGTPIILLNDHYTIGSYPQIGTIASYHLTKLAQKPQGSRLKFQFIDIETAEKNVVKFSNWMNQLFHGIEFRMQLEMMK, encoded by the coding sequence ATGTCAATCATAATAGAAAAAGCCGGATTGTTTAGTAGCTTTCAAGATTTCGGGCGTCATGGATATGAATATGCAGGTGTTATTCCGTGTGGAGCTTTAGACACGCTAGGTCATGAAATAGCAAATCGTCTTGTCGCTAATGACAAGAATGAAGCAACACTTGAAATGACACATATAATGGCTAAAATTCGATTCACTGAACCTACTTTGATTGCATTAACAGGTCAAAATTTTGAAGCTTATACACAAAACATGCGAGTAAAACCTTATAAACTATACCTTTTAGGTAAAGATGATGTGTTATCTTTTAAAGAAACAAATAAAACGTCACGTGTATATCTTGCTATAGGTGGAGGATTTAAATTAGACAATTGGCTGGGTTCGAATTCTACGGATTTAAATGTTCACATTGGTGGCTATCACGGGCGTAAACTTGAAAATGGCGATGAAGTTGAAATGAAAAGAGAATATACTGAACGTCATCATAAGTTATTTGAGAATCTAAAAGAAAAGCGTACTACTGATTGGGGGATTGATGGTTATGCATTGTCGTTCAACTATATCTCTGACGTGTTTCATGTTATCGCAAATAAAGGTACTGAAGACTTTGATAAGGAAACGCAATCCCATTTTATTAAAGGCGAATATAAAGTAACTAATAAATCAAATCGTGTTGGTATGTTATTAGATGGTGAGAAGATAAAAGCATATTACGATGATATGCCTGCACATCAATCTGTTAAAAGAGGAACAATTCAAGTTAAACGAGATGGTACACCGATTATCTTATTAAACGATCATTATACAATAGGAAGTTACCCTCAAATTGGAACGATTGCGAGTTATCATTTGACTAAACTTGCACAGAAACCACAAGGTTCACGTTTGAAATTCCAATTTATTGATATTGAAACCGCTGAAAAAAATGTTGTGAAATTTAGCAATTGGATGAATCAACTGTTTCACGGTATTGAATTCAGAATGCAATTAGAAATGATGAAATAA
- a CDS encoding ZIP family metal transporter yields the protein MIDFFENLPPYLQALVAGIITWLLTALGAASVFIFKSVNKRILTSMQGFAAGIMIAASFWSLLQPSIEYGKDGSLPAWLPAAIGFLFGGIFIRVLDSVIPHLHQRIGDKSQYREGVKTSLSKNTLLVLAITLHNIPEGLSIGVAFGGIATGNSQATFLGALGLAIGIGIQNIPEGAALSMPIRAAGASRWKAFNYGQASAIVEPIFATIGAALILVITPILPYALAFAAGAMIFVVVEELIPDSQSGNNTDLATLSLMIGFTIMMILDVALG from the coding sequence ATGATTGACTTTTTCGAAAATTTACCGCCTTATTTACAGGCGCTTGTAGCAGGTATTATTACTTGGCTACTCACAGCATTAGGTGCTGCTTCTGTATTTATATTTAAATCCGTAAATAAACGAATACTAACATCTATGCAAGGATTTGCTGCGGGCATTATGATAGCTGCCAGCTTTTGGTCTTTATTACAACCCTCTATTGAATATGGTAAAGATGGTAGTTTGCCTGCTTGGTTACCTGCTGCAATTGGCTTTTTGTTTGGTGGTATCTTCATACGTGTCCTCGATTCAGTTATTCCTCATTTACATCAAAGAATTGGCGATAAGAGTCAGTACCGCGAGGGTGTTAAGACTTCTTTAAGTAAGAATACGCTATTAGTACTAGCTATTACATTACATAATATTCCAGAAGGTCTATCGATTGGTGTTGCTTTTGGTGGAATTGCAACTGGTAATAGTCAAGCTACATTTTTAGGTGCTTTAGGCTTAGCGATTGGTATAGGAATACAAAACATTCCAGAAGGTGCAGCATTATCAATGCCTATTAGAGCTGCAGGCGCATCTCGTTGGAAAGCTTTCAATTACGGTCAAGCTTCAGCAATTGTAGAACCTATCTTTGCTACTATCGGAGCTGCATTGATTTTAGTTATTACACCTATTTTACCTTATGCGTTAGCTTTTGCAGCTGGCGCTATGATATTCGTTGTAGTTGAAGAACTTATACCTGACTCACAATCTGGTAACAATACTGATTTAGCAACACTAAGTCTAATGATTGGCTTTACAATTATGATGATTTTAGATGTAGCACTTGGATAA
- the ltaS gene encoding polyglycerol-phosphate lipoteichoic acid synthase LtaS — MSLHKKKISLFAFFLLTVFTVTLKTYFSYYVDFSLGVKGLVQNLILLMNPYSLIALILSVFLFFKGKKAYWFIFIGGFLLSFLLYANVVYFRFFSDFLTFSTLNQAGNVESMGGAVGASFKWYDFVYFIDTIVYLFILIFKGSWLDKRVFSKKFVPVVMAASVALFFLNLAFAETDRPELLTRTFDHKYLVKYLGPYNFTVYDGVKTIQNNQQKALASEDDLTKVLNYTKQKNTTPNSEYFGAAKKKNIIKIHLESFQTFLINKKVNGKEVTPFLNKLSTGNEDFRYYPNFFHQTGQGKTSDAEFTMDNSLYGLPQGSAYSLKGDNTYQSLPAILDQKQGYTSDVMHGDYKTFWNRDQVYKHFGIDKFYDATYYDMSDDNIVNLGLKDKPFFKESAEYQSKMKGPFYSHLITLTNHYPFTLSEEDADIDKPNTGDSTVDGYIQTAHYLDQALEEYVTDLKKKGLYDDSVIMIYGDHYGISENHNNAMEKLLGEKITPAKFMDLNRTGFWLKIPGKEGTVDKTYAGQMDVMPTILHLVGIDSKNFLMFGTDMLSKDHNDVIPFRNGDFITKDYKYVNGKAYSNKTNELLETQPKDLDKNKKQVEKDLEMSDNVLNGDLFRFYKNPDFKKIDPSKYEYKTGPKGNQK, encoded by the coding sequence ATGAGTTTACACAAAAAGAAAATAAGTCTTTTTGCGTTTTTCTTACTGACTGTTTTTACAGTGACATTGAAGACGTATTTTTCATATTATGTTGATTTTTCTTTGGGTGTTAAAGGACTAGTTCAAAACTTAATACTATTGATGAATCCATATAGTTTAATCGCGCTTATTTTAAGTGTGTTCTTATTCTTTAAAGGAAAAAAAGCATATTGGTTCATCTTTATTGGAGGATTTTTACTATCATTCTTGCTATATGCAAATGTAGTTTATTTTAGATTCTTCTCGGACTTTTTAACATTTAGTACACTTAACCAAGCGGGGAATGTTGAGTCTATGGGTGGTGCTGTTGGGGCATCATTTAAATGGTATGACTTTGTTTACTTTATAGATACTATTGTTTATCTATTCATCCTTATTTTCAAAGGAAGTTGGTTAGATAAGCGGGTCTTCAGTAAAAAGTTTGTACCGGTTGTAATGGCTGCTTCAGTAGCATTATTCTTCTTGAACTTAGCTTTTGCTGAAACAGATCGTCCTGAGTTATTAACACGTACGTTTGACCATAAATATTTAGTGAAGTATTTAGGTCCATATAACTTTACAGTTTATGATGGCGTTAAAACAATCCAGAATAACCAACAAAAAGCATTGGCTTCTGAAGATGACCTAACTAAAGTATTGAATTACACGAAACAAAAAAATACAACACCAAATTCAGAGTATTTTGGTGCTGCTAAGAAGAAAAATATTATTAAAATACATCTAGAAAGTTTCCAAACATTTTTAATCAATAAAAAGGTTAATGGTAAAGAAGTAACACCGTTCTTAAATAAATTATCTACAGGTAACGAAGATTTTAGATACTATCCAAACTTCTTCCATCAAACTGGTCAAGGTAAAACATCAGACGCTGAGTTCACAATGGATAACAGCCTTTATGGTTTACCACAAGGTTCTGCATATTCATTGAAAGGTGATAATACTTACCAATCATTACCTGCTATTTTAGATCAAAAGCAAGGTTATACTTCTGATGTTATGCACGGTGACTATAAAACATTCTGGAACCGTGACCAAGTTTATAAACATTTTGGTATTGATAAATTCTACGATGCAACATATTATGATATGTCTGACGATAATATTGTTAACTTAGGTTTAAAAGATAAACCGTTCTTTAAAGAGTCAGCAGAATATCAATCTAAAATGAAAGGACCATTCTATTCACACTTAATTACATTAACAAACCACTATCCATTCACATTGAGTGAGGAAGATGCAGATATTGATAAACCTAATACAGGTGATTCAACTGTTGATGGTTACATTCAAACAGCGCATTATTTAGACCAAGCACTTGAAGAGTACGTAACTGATCTTAAGAAGAAAGGTTTATACGACGATTCAGTTATTATGATTTATGGTGACCATTATGGTATTTCAGAGAACCATAATAATGCGATGGAAAAATTATTAGGTGAAAAGATTACGCCAGCGAAATTTATGGACTTAAATCGTACAGGTTTCTGGCTAAAAATTCCTGGTAAAGAAGGTACAGTAGATAAGACATATGCTGGTCAAATGGATGTTATGCCTACTATATTACATTTAGTAGGAATTGACTCTAAAAACTTCTTAATGTTTGGTACTGACATGTTATCTAAAGATCATAATGATGTAATTCCATTCCGTAATGGTGATTTCATCACGAAAGATTACAAATATGTAAACGGTAAAGCATATTCTAATAAAACTAACGAATTATTAGAGACGCAACCAAAAGATTTAGATAAGAATAAGAAACAGGTTGAGAAAGATTTAGAAATGAGTGACAATGTCTTAAATGGTGACTTGTTCAGATTCTATAAAAACCCTGATTTCAAAAAAATTGACCCATCTAAATATGAATATAAAACTGGGCCAAAAGGTAACCAAAAATAA
- a CDS encoding anthranilate synthase component II, whose translation MIIVIDNKDSFTYNLIDYFKTETDKEIVVYEVDDVSVDLLRSSNVEAIVISPGPGKPSDYPILTEIMNQFEGEIPILGVCLGFQFIYEYYGGTIIHGLKPVHGHTTTLTHRGTGLFKGLPKSFEVMRYHSLIADKNHIPTVLNMTAYNEEGIIMAFEHNQYPIYGVQYHPESILSEYGHEQIRLFLEKVRIDYEHRI comes from the coding sequence ATGATTATAGTTATAGATAATAAAGATTCATTTACATATAATTTAATAGATTATTTTAAGACAGAAACTGATAAAGAGATAGTTGTATACGAGGTAGATGACGTTTCCGTTGATCTATTAAGGTCATCTAACGTAGAGGCAATTGTCATCTCGCCAGGTCCAGGTAAACCTAGTGACTATCCAATTTTAACTGAAATTATGAATCAATTTGAGGGTGAAATTCCTATATTAGGTGTCTGTTTAGGTTTCCAATTTATTTATGAATATTATGGAGGTACGATTATTCATGGATTAAAGCCGGTTCACGGTCATACCACGACGTTAACTCATAGAGGAACTGGACTATTTAAAGGACTACCTAAATCGTTTGAAGTAATGAGATATCATTCACTGATTGCTGATAAAAATCATATCCCTACCGTTTTAAATATGACAGCTTATAACGAAGAGGGGATTATAATGGCTTTTGAACATAATCAATATCCTATTTATGGCGTTCAGTATCATCCTGAATCTATTTTAAGTGAATATGGGCATGAACAGATTCGACTATTTTTAGAAAAAGTGAGGATAGACTATGAACATCGCATTTAA
- a CDS encoding chorismate-binding protein, giving the protein MNIAFNYRYYTTPDHFETIALNFDTYVSKKVAYTLNDIGAVVRFAQDEQSNGRYVALYLTYEAAKFFNQEMATHELDNNQVIALAYSFNPNMAKHPSNNLSQSYIPKHQFRFLESDAEMQDKIKQVQDAITDGETYQVNYTTRLVSDIHYPISDLYYYLTQTNNGGYTALLDVEEIKVASISPELFFQKGAFNNQENVVVSKPMKGTMPRSINKDEDLMNYEILKNSLKDRAENVMIVDLLRNDISRISKPGTIHVNKPFFIESYKTVYQMTSMVSGRLEAETSLTDILKALFPCGSITGAPKLNTMSYIKALEANPRYIYCGTIGLLCPDDKMIFNIPIRTLEYRNEKVHYGVGAGITIDSIPEKEVQEFRDKTKILEML; this is encoded by the coding sequence ATGAACATCGCATTTAATTATCGATACTATACGACACCTGATCATTTTGAAACAATAGCATTGAATTTTGACACGTATGTCTCTAAAAAGGTGGCTTACACTTTGAATGACATCGGTGCAGTAGTTCGCTTTGCTCAAGATGAACAATCAAACGGACGATACGTAGCACTTTATCTTACATATGAAGCGGCAAAATTTTTTAATCAAGAAATGGCTACGCACGAATTGGATAATAATCAAGTCATAGCTCTTGCATATAGTTTCAATCCTAATATGGCTAAACATCCGTCTAACAATCTTTCACAAAGCTACATTCCTAAACATCAGTTTCGCTTTTTGGAAAGTGATGCAGAAATGCAAGATAAGATTAAACAAGTTCAAGACGCAATCACTGATGGAGAAACGTATCAAGTGAACTATACAACACGTTTAGTTAGTGATATCCATTACCCAATCTCTGATTTATATTATTATTTAACTCAGACAAATAATGGTGGTTATACTGCATTATTAGATGTAGAAGAGATTAAAGTTGCCTCAATTTCTCCTGAATTATTCTTTCAAAAAGGAGCATTTAATAACCAAGAAAATGTAGTCGTAAGTAAACCGATGAAAGGGACAATGCCACGTAGTATTAATAAAGATGAAGATTTGATGAATTATGAAATATTGAAGAACTCTCTTAAAGATCGTGCTGAAAATGTAATGATTGTTGATTTATTGCGTAATGATATTTCTAGAATTTCTAAGCCAGGAACTATACACGTTAATAAGCCATTCTTTATAGAAAGTTATAAGACTGTTTATCAAATGACGAGTATGGTCTCGGGTCGATTAGAAGCCGAAACGAGTTTGACTGATATTCTAAAAGCGCTGTTTCCATGTGGTTCTATTACGGGCGCACCGAAACTTAATACGATGTCATACATTAAAGCGCTTGAGGCTAATCCTAGATATATTTATTGTGGCACAATTGGATTATTATGCCCGGATGATAAAATGATATTTAATATTCCAATTCGAACGCTTGAGTATCGAAATGAGAAAGTTCATTACGGTGTGGGTGCAGGGATTACGATTGATTCTATACCTGAAAAAGAAGTACAAGAGTTTCGAGATAAAACAAAGATATTGGAGATGTTATAA
- the recQ gene encoding DNA helicase RecQ — protein MEATLSHYFGYDKFRPGQKEIITKIMDHHNVLGVLPTGGGKSICYQVPGLMLGGTTIVISPLISLMKDQVDQLKAMGIKAAFLNSSLTKKQQKEIEDDLRKGHIQFLYVAPERFDNQYFLSLLSRIDIHLIAFDEAHCISKWGHDFRPSYQSVIKKVFTLPQNFTIVALTATATAEVQQDIMEKLNIDRRDEVKTSTKRRNLIFKVNPTYQRQKFVVDYVQKHKEQAGIIYCSTRKQVEELQEALDVINVSSAIYHAGLTNKEREAAQNEFVYDKVKVVIATNAFGMGIDKSNVRYVIHYNMPGDLESYYQEAGRAGRDGLESECILLFSERDKGLHEYFITVSQADEDYKDKMGEKLTKMIQYTKTKKCLEATVVHYFEPNEKLEECGQCSSCIQQNKTYDMTQEAKMIISCIARMRQKESYSVIIQVLRGETSDYIKYNDYDKLTTHGLMKDYTTSELNHLIDELRFKGFLNENDEILICDESVKKLLNNKEKVFTTPFKQKSKEKVYINTVEGVDRALYSELVEVRRKLSEKLNIAPVSIFSDYTLEEFAKRKPESKQEMISIDGVGSYKLKHYCPKFLEIIHSYKASI, from the coding sequence ATGGAAGCAACATTATCGCATTATTTTGGGTATGACAAGTTCAGACCTGGTCAAAAAGAAATCATAACTAAAATAATGGATCATCATAATGTTTTAGGTGTATTACCTACAGGTGGTGGTAAATCAATTTGCTACCAAGTGCCTGGATTAATGTTAGGTGGAACGACAATTGTAATAAGTCCACTAATATCTTTAATGAAAGACCAAGTTGATCAACTTAAAGCAATGGGGATTAAAGCAGCATTCTTAAATAGTAGTTTAACTAAGAAGCAACAAAAAGAAATCGAAGATGATTTAAGGAAAGGTCATATTCAGTTTTTATATGTTGCACCAGAACGTTTCGATAATCAATATTTTTTAAGTTTATTAAGTCGAATTGATATTCATCTTATCGCATTTGATGAGGCACATTGTATATCTAAGTGGGGGCATGACTTTAGACCTAGCTATCAAAGTGTCATTAAAAAAGTATTCACATTACCTCAAAACTTTACAATCGTTGCATTAACGGCAACAGCTACTGCAGAAGTACAGCAAGATATTATGGAAAAGTTAAACATAGATAGACGAGATGAAGTAAAAACAAGTACGAAACGTCGGAATCTTATTTTTAAAGTGAATCCTACCTATCAACGTCAGAAATTTGTTGTAGATTATGTGCAGAAACATAAAGAACAAGCAGGAATTATCTATTGCTCTACACGTAAGCAAGTTGAGGAGTTACAAGAAGCATTAGATGTTATCAATGTTTCTTCGGCAATTTATCATGCTGGTTTAACAAACAAAGAACGCGAGGCCGCTCAAAATGAATTTGTATATGATAAAGTGAAGGTTGTTATTGCGACAAACGCCTTTGGTATGGGGATAGATAAATCAAATGTTAGATACGTTATACACTATAATATGCCAGGTGATTTAGAATCATATTATCAAGAGGCAGGTCGTGCAGGTCGTGATGGATTAGAAAGTGAATGCATTCTTTTATTTAGTGAACGTGATAAAGGATTGCATGAATATTTTATTACAGTTTCACAGGCTGATGAAGATTATAAAGATAAAATGGGTGAGAAACTCACTAAAATGATTCAATACACGAAAACAAAAAAATGCCTTGAAGCGACTGTAGTACATTATTTTGAACCTAACGAAAAATTAGAAGAGTGCGGACAATGTAGTAGCTGTATTCAACAAAATAAAACATATGATATGACGCAAGAAGCTAAAATGATTATTAGTTGTATCGCACGCATGCGTCAAAAAGAAAGCTATAGCGTAATCATTCAAGTCTTGCGTGGAGAAACAAGTGATTATATTAAATATAATGATTATGATAAGTTGACGACACATGGTTTGATGAAAGATTATACCACTTCAGAATTAAATCATTTAATTGATGAATTGCGTTTCAAAGGGTTTTTAAATGAAAATGATGAAATCTTAATATGTGATGAAAGTGTTAAAAAGTTACTTAACAATAAAGAGAAAGTATTTACGACACCATTTAAACAAAAATCCAAAGAAAAAGTCTATATCAATACAGTTGAAGGTGTAGATCGAGCATTATACAGTGAATTAGTTGAAGTTCGACGTAAGTTAAGTGAGAAATTGAATATTGCACCGGTTAGTATTTTTTCGGATTACACGTTAGAAGAGTTTGCTAAACGCAAACCAGAATCCAAACAAGAAATGATATCTATAGATGGTGTTGGTAGCTATAAATTAAAACATTATTGTCCGAAATTCTTAGAGATTATACATTCATATAAAGCGAGTATATAA